A region of Fibrobacter succinogenes subsp. succinogenes S85 DNA encodes the following proteins:
- a CDS encoding MFS transporter, which translates to MKLSFLTFFFYSALEISTSLWCGTYLIACGFKPEIGAFIVSLMFASVMVGRIISGFFAIKFTDHRLIYAGIFTVAAGCLVLSLPLPLWMQPVCICLLGLGCAPVYPSLIHATPARFGESLSSQAISIQLAGSYIGSILMPPAFGLVAAKFTVHLWPISLSIFVGLLLLCVCLLDYVTHKKLNKSYARERVIDILHTVSMETLKRERRIQRHLRNRQKKR; encoded by the coding sequence ATGAAGCTTTCGTTCCTCACGTTCTTCTTTTATTCGGCACTCGAAATTTCAACCAGTCTTTGGTGCGGCACCTACCTCATCGCTTGCGGATTCAAGCCCGAAATCGGAGCGTTCATCGTTTCGCTCATGTTTGCATCCGTGATGGTTGGCCGCATCATCAGCGGATTTTTCGCAATTAAGTTCACCGACCACCGACTGATTTACGCGGGCATTTTCACCGTCGCCGCAGGCTGCCTTGTGCTTTCACTCCCGCTTCCGCTATGGATGCAGCCCGTTTGCATTTGCCTGCTCGGCCTCGGTTGCGCCCCTGTTTATCCATCACTAATTCACGCCACCCCTGCGCGTTTCGGCGAATCGCTCTCCAGCCAAGCCATCAGCATCCAGCTCGCCGGTTCCTACATCGGTTCAATCTTGATGCCGCCCGCATTTGGTCTCGTTGCAGCTAAATTCACAGTCCATCTTTGGCCGATTTCACTCTCGATTTTTGTCGGATTGTTACTTTTATGCGTGTGTTTGCTGGACTACGTAACGCACAAAAAACTGAACAAGTCTTACGCCCGCGAACGCGTCATTGACATTCTCCACACGGTTTCGATGGAAACTCTCAAACGGGAACGTCGCATACAACGTCATTTACGCAATCGCCAAAAGAAACGTTAG
- a CDS encoding MBL fold metallo-hydrolase, producing MEIKQFVFNPFGVNCYILSNSKGEAILIDPSVSNTREQAALTDYIKSENLKVVRVLNTHLHLDHVLGNAFAERTFGIKAEAHKDDTFLLDAQKEQSQMFGLPCNDLAPALGNYLSDGDIVEIAEIRLQVIHVAGHSPGGLAFFCENPGKVNGQDNVPPLLFPGDIIFAGSRGRSDLYGGDEFALVSGIKSKLLTLPAETVVFPGHGPSTTIGNEKMWY from the coding sequence ATGGAAATAAAGCAATTTGTATTCAATCCGTTCGGAGTGAACTGCTACATCCTGAGTAACAGCAAGGGTGAAGCCATTTTAATTGACCCAAGCGTGAGCAATACCCGCGAACAAGCGGCACTCACCGATTACATCAAAAGCGAAAATCTGAAAGTCGTACGCGTTTTAAACACGCATTTGCACTTGGATCACGTTCTCGGGAACGCATTTGCGGAACGCACTTTTGGCATCAAGGCCGAAGCACACAAAGACGACACATTCCTTCTCGATGCGCAAAAAGAACAGAGCCAAATGTTCGGGCTCCCATGCAACGATCTAGCTCCCGCGTTGGGCAATTATCTGAGCGATGGCGACATCGTCGAAATTGCAGAAATCCGTCTGCAAGTGATTCACGTTGCAGGGCATTCCCCGGGCGGTCTCGCCTTCTTCTGCGAGAATCCAGGCAAAGTGAACGGACAAGATAACGTTCCACCACTCCTTTTCCCGGGCGATATCATTTTCGCGGGAAGCCGCGGTCGCAGCGACCTCTACGGCGGTGACGAATTCGCCCTCGTGAGCGGCATCAAGTCGAAGCTCCTTACGCTCCCGGCAGAAACCGTTGTATTCCCCGGCCACGGACCAAGCACAACCATTGGCAACGAGAAGATGTGGTATTAA